The Candidatus Eremiobacteraceae bacterium genome contains a region encoding:
- a CDS encoding SatD family protein, with the protein MKKQSSRYAVLTADIAGSRAIADFPSERDKKLRPLSKLHRTGELIASDYAVTAWDEFEGLLTALAHIPQVLLDLRRYFHPFQLRVAIGIGDVSNPAQKPVNVFAGGSAFERARKAITQLNAERTTLARSTLFLSESSEFDTIMNTLYQLHDTLAERISAKQWEAINLQLKAKSQDATARRLGLDKSSISRRLRRGYYWQLVNTREAAKTIIAHYWKQHSP; encoded by the coding sequence GTGAAAAAACAGAGCTCTCGGTACGCCGTGCTGACCGCAGATATCGCGGGATCGCGGGCGATTGCCGATTTCCCGTCCGAGCGAGACAAGAAGCTCCGGCCGCTTTCGAAGCTTCACCGGACGGGCGAGCTTATCGCATCCGACTACGCGGTCACCGCATGGGATGAGTTCGAGGGGCTGCTGACCGCACTCGCACATATTCCGCAAGTGCTCTTGGACTTGCGGCGATACTTCCACCCCTTTCAGCTGCGCGTCGCGATCGGCATCGGCGACGTCTCAAATCCTGCGCAGAAACCCGTAAACGTCTTCGCCGGCGGCAGCGCGTTCGAGCGCGCGCGCAAGGCGATCACGCAGCTCAACGCCGAGCGCACCACCTTGGCGCGTTCGACGCTCTTCCTTTCTGAGAGCTCAGAATTTGATACCATCATGAACACCCTGTACCAATTGCATGACACTCTCGCCGAGCGGATCTCGGCGAAACAATGGGAGGCCATCAACCTTCAGTTGAAGGCAAAAAGCCAGGATGCCACCGCGCGGCGGCTCGGGCTCGACAAGTCTTCGATCTCTCGCCGGCTGCGGCGCGGATATTACTGGCAACTCGTGAACACGCGTGAGGCGGCTAAGACCATTATCGCTCACTACTGGAAGCAGCACTCGCCTTGA